Part of the Hyalangium minutum genome is shown below.
CGTCGGAGCCTTCTCCTCGGGCCACCTCGCGGACCGCCTGGGCCGGCCTCGCACCATGGTCATGGCCTCGGTGCTGTTCCTCATCAGCGCGCTCGGGTCGGGGCTCGCGGGCTCGCTCTGGAGCCTGGGGCTGTGGCGGCTCGTCGGCGGCGCGGCCATCGGCATGGCCAGTGTCATCGCTCCGGCCTACATCGCGGAGATCTCCCCGGCGCACCTGCGGGGACGGCTCGGCTCGCTGCAGCAGATGGCCATCGTCATCGGCATCTTCGCGGCCCTCATGAGCGACTACGCCCTGGCCACCCAAGCGGGCTCGGCCAACTCCGTGCACTGGCTGGGCTTAGCAGCCTGGCGGTGGATGTTCTTCTCCGCGGTGCCGCCCGCGCTCCTCTACGGCGTTGGAGCGCTCCTCATCCCCGAGTCCCCGCGACACCTCGTCGCGCGCGGGCGCGAGACAGAGGCCCTGAAGGTGCTCCAAACCATCGTCGGGGACCTCGCGCCCTCCAAGCTGGTGGAGATCCGCGGCACGATCCACACCACGAACGCCGCCCGGCTGAGGGACTTGCGCGGGCCTCGGTTCGGGCTGCTGCCCGTGGTCTGGGTGGGCATCGTCCTGGCGATGCTCCAGCAGTTCGTGGGCATCAACGTCATCTTCTACTACTCGAGCGTGCTGTGGCAGGCGGTGGGCTTCTCCGAGCAGAGCTCGCTGGCCATCACGGTCATCACCAGCATCACCAACATCGTGACGACGGTGCTCGCCATCCTGTGCGTGGATCGATTCGGGCGGAAGCCATTGCTGATCGTGGGCTCGGTGGGCATGGCGCTCACGCTCGGGGTGCTGGCCTACCTGTTCGGCACCGCGGGGCTCGATGTGCATGGCAACCCCGTGCTGCACGGCAGCAGCAGCGTGCTGGCGCTGATCTGCGCCAACCTGTACGTGTTCTGCTTCGGGTTCTCATGGGGCCCTGTGGTGTGGGTCATGCTGGGG
Proteins encoded:
- a CDS encoding sugar porter family MFS transporter; the encoded protein is MPTSIATQAGGQPTIRPQVSVSRTILMSTVAALGGFLFGFDTAVINGTISAVQATFQASEWVLGLTVSAALVGSAVGAFSSGHLADRLGRPRTMVMASVLFLISALGSGLAGSLWSLGLWRLVGGAAIGMASVIAPAYIAEISPAHLRGRLGSLQQMAIVIGIFAALMSDYALATQAGSANSVHWLGLAAWRWMFFSAVPPALLYGVGALLIPESPRHLVARGRETEALKVLQTIVGDLAPSKLVEIRGTIHTTNAARLRDLRGPRFGLLPVVWVGIVLAMLQQFVGINVIFYYSSVLWQAVGFSEQSSLAITVITSITNIVTTVLAILCVDRFGRKPLLIVGSVGMALTLGVLAYLFGTAGLDVHGNPVLHGSSSVLALICANLYVFCFGFSWGPVVWVMLGEMFPNRIRAVALALAAAAQWVANFAVSATFPTLQSAGLGLAYGLYTAAAVLSLLFTVKYIRETKGKELEHIEHET